A genomic segment from Pseudosulfitobacter sp. DSM 107133 encodes:
- a CDS encoding 50S ribosomal protein L25/general stress protein Ctc, with protein MAGEIPDLEALERTGTGKGAARQARRDGMVPGIVFGGDVDPLPINIPFNKLLKMLKAGRFKATLFNMKVEGHDDVRVICRDVQRHVVKDLPTHVDFMRLRRTTKINLFIPVEVVGEETSPGLKHGGVLSMIRPEVELVVTAGDIPDHITIDVSEIEIGDSITISSVKLPEGSKPTIDRDFVIAQISAPSGLASQSDDEDDVAADEVPATEVDADA; from the coding sequence ATGGCTGGAGAGATTCCTGATCTCGAAGCTCTGGAACGGACGGGGACAGGCAAGGGCGCCGCTCGTCAGGCACGCCGCGACGGCATGGTTCCGGGCATTGTTTTTGGTGGCGACGTTGACCCGCTGCCCATCAACATCCCTTTCAACAAACTGCTGAAAATGCTGAAAGCGGGCCGCTTCAAGGCGACGCTGTTCAACATGAAGGTCGAAGGCCATGACGACGTGCGCGTTATCTGCCGCGACGTTCAGCGCCATGTTGTCAAAGACCTGCCGACTCACGTCGATTTCATGCGTCTGCGCCGCACCACCAAGATCAACCTGTTCATTCCGGTTGAAGTGGTTGGCGAAGAAACATCGCCCGGCCTGAAGCACGGCGGCGTTCTGAGCATGATCCGCCCCGAAGTCGAACTGGTTGTGACCGCAGGCGACATTCCCGATCACATCACCATCGACGTGTCGGAAATCGAAATCGGCGACAGCATCACCATTTCTTCGGTGAAACTGCCCGAAGGTTCGAAGCCCACGATTGACCGTGATTTTGTCATCGCACAAATCTCGGCGCCTTCCGGTCTGGCCTCGCAGTCGGATGACGAAGATGACGTGGCCGCTGACGAAGTGCCCGCAACCGAAGTGGACGCCGACGCATAA
- the pth gene encoding aminoacyl-tRNA hydrolase: MKLIVGLGNPGAKYAGHRHNIGFMCLDRIAADHSFGPWKSKFQGQVIEGRFGSDRVVLLKPETFMNNSGQSVIAAAQFYKLEPEDVIVLHDEIDLAPGKVRFKQGGGHAGHNGLRSIHAHLGADYGRVRLGVGHPGHKDRVPGFVLHDFAKADQDWLDDVLRGVSDGAQYLAQSDPAKFMNAVALRVSPPRSGTGDKSQHSKPEARKPTSKTAPEPEPEAPLSALQKLMERFR; this comes from the coding sequence ATGAAACTGATCGTCGGTCTGGGCAATCCGGGCGCCAAATACGCAGGTCACCGCCACAACATCGGCTTCATGTGTCTGGACCGGATCGCGGCGGATCACAGCTTTGGCCCGTGGAAATCAAAGTTTCAGGGGCAGGTGATCGAAGGCCGCTTTGGCAGCGACCGCGTCGTGCTGCTGAAACCCGAGACGTTCATGAACAATTCGGGCCAGTCGGTGATTGCCGCTGCGCAGTTCTACAAACTGGAACCTGAGGACGTGATCGTGCTGCACGACGAAATCGACCTGGCCCCCGGCAAGGTGCGTTTCAAGCAAGGCGGCGGTCATGCAGGCCACAACGGTCTGCGCTCGATCCATGCGCATCTGGGGGCAGACTATGGCCGCGTGCGGCTGGGCGTCGGCCATCCGGGGCACAAGGACCGTGTTCCGGGCTTTGTGCTGCACGACTTTGCCAAGGCCGATCAGGACTGGCTGGACGACGTGCTGCGCGGCGTGTCGGACGGGGCGCAGTATCTGGCACAGAGCGATCCGGCCAAGTTCATGAACGCCGTCGCCCTGCGTGTTTCGCCGCCGCGTTCAGGCACCGGCGACAAAAGCCAGCATAGCAAGCCAGAGGCGCGCAAGCCCACGTCGAAAACCGCGCCAGAGCCAGAACCCGAAGCGCCACTTTCGGCCCTGCAAAAACTGATGGAACGCTTCAGATGA
- a CDS encoding DUF2332 family protein → MTLSDAFRNQAESCGRIDSPFMQRLLTLLATDWPADSALGRKLAGFTGDIGPSGHSLPLRVAGGLHALVLSGRSPQLAASYPPNTADDTTLRAAVLAALSEHETFLLNWVDSPPQTNEVRRSGALIAGACVACQHFDPPVMLSELGASGGLNLMWDRFALHIDGTTFGPADPALTLSPDWTGPLPPANVPQIASRAGVDLNPLNPRDADDLLRLTAYLWADQPERLARTRAAAAVFDAEIARGDAIDWLEQRLTDQPEGQMHLIQHTVAWQYFPAAVQARGTALIEAAGARATSTRPLAWLSMETDGDVTGAVGAALTLRLWPGDLRLTLGRADFHGRWVNWTGPT, encoded by the coding sequence ATGACCCTTTCAGACGCCTTTCGCAATCAGGCTGAATCCTGCGGCCGGATCGATTCGCCATTCATGCAACGCCTGCTGACCCTTCTGGCGACAGACTGGCCCGCCGACAGCGCGTTGGGGCGTAAACTTGCGGGCTTTACCGGCGATATCGGCCCCTCGGGCCACTCCCTGCCGCTGCGGGTTGCAGGTGGATTGCATGCGTTGGTTTTGTCGGGGCGCAGCCCGCAGCTGGCTGCCAGCTATCCGCCCAACACCGCCGACGACACCACCCTGCGCGCGGCTGTTCTGGCGGCCCTGTCCGAACACGAAACCTTTCTTCTGAACTGGGTCGACAGTCCGCCGCAAACCAACGAAGTCCGCCGCTCTGGCGCGCTGATTGCAGGGGCCTGCGTGGCGTGCCAGCATTTCGACCCGCCGGTGATGCTCAGCGAGTTGGGCGCGTCCGGCGGGCTGAACCTGATGTGGGATCGCTTTGCCCTGCACATCGACGGCACCACCTTTGGCCCTGCCGATCCCGCCCTGACCCTGTCGCCCGACTGGACCGGCCCGCTGCCCCCCGCGAACGTGCCGCAAATCGCCAGCCGCGCCGGTGTTGATCTGAACCCGCTGAACCCACGCGATGCAGACGATCTGCTGCGCCTGACCGCATATCTGTGGGCCGACCAGCCCGAGCGTCTGGCCCGCACCCGCGCGGCCGCTGCTGTCTTTGACGCAGAGATCGCACGCGGCGATGCTATCGACTGGCTTGAACAACGCCTGACGGACCAACCCGAGGGCCAGATGCACCTGATCCAGCACACAGTTGCCTGGCAGTATTTCCCCGCCGCTGTTCAGGCGCGCGGCACCGCCCTGATCGAAGCCGCGGGCGCACGGGCAACATCGACGCGCCCGCTGGCCTGGCTGTCGATGGAAACCGATGGCGATGTCACCGGCGCGGTCGGGGCCGCGCTGACCCTGCGCCTGTGGCCGGGGGATCTGCGCCTGACGCTGGGGCGCGCCGATTTTCACGGACGCTGGGTCAACTGGACCGGCCCCACATAG
- a CDS encoding serine hydrolase: MRTILKWTLRILLVAVLAAAVTGFWKREEITRLLAVNSLFAEDRIVNNFSHMNDAFLWREIPRGDGPVSPLPYGVPMTLPAGADTWIKDRALTSLLILKDGKIVYEDYYLGTTRNDLRISWSVAKSFLSALMGILVADGTIASLDDPVTRYAPLLAGSAYDGASIRNVLQMSSGVTFDEDYLDYDSDINRMGRVLALGGKMDDFAASLTETFTAPGTQMQYTSIDTHVLGMVIRGATGRDIPSLMSEKIIAPLGFEATPYYLTDGVGVAFVLGGLNIRTRDYARFGQMIEQDGQWQGKQIVPADWIDTAIRPTANTAPGKIGYGYQWWVPVGAVPGQEVTGLGVYGQYLYIDMAADVVIVVTAADRKFKDDGINTSNIDMLRILTQATETTDGT; the protein is encoded by the coding sequence ATGCGCACGATCCTGAAATGGACACTTCGTATCCTGCTTGTGGCCGTGCTGGCCGCAGCCGTCACAGGCTTTTGGAAACGCGAAGAAATCACCCGTCTGCTGGCGGTGAACAGCCTGTTCGCCGAAGACAGGATCGTGAACAACTTCAGCCATATGAACGACGCCTTTCTGTGGCGCGAAATCCCGCGCGGCGACGGGCCGGTCTCGCCCCTGCCCTACGGCGTGCCCATGACCCTGCCCGCCGGCGCTGACACCTGGATCAAAGACCGCGCGCTGACCTCGCTGCTGATCCTCAAGGACGGGAAAATCGTCTACGAGGATTACTACCTTGGCACCACCCGGAACGATCTGCGCATCAGCTGGTCGGTCGCCAAAAGCTTTCTGTCCGCGCTGATGGGCATTCTGGTCGCAGACGGCACCATCGCCTCGCTTGACGATCCGGTCACCCGATATGCGCCGCTTTTGGCGGGCAGCGCCTATGACGGGGCCAGCATTCGCAACGTGCTGCAAATGTCCTCGGGCGTGACCTTTGACGAAGATTATCTGGACTACGACAGCGACATCAACCGTATGGGCCGAGTGCTGGCGCTTGGTGGCAAGATGGACGACTTTGCCGCCAGCCTGACCGAGACCTTCACCGCCCCTGGCACCCAGATGCAATACACGTCGATCGACACCCATGTGCTGGGCATGGTGATCCGCGGAGCCACGGGCCGCGACATTCCATCGCTAATGTCGGAAAAGATCATTGCGCCGCTGGGCTTCGAGGCGACCCCTTACTATTTGACCGACGGCGTCGGCGTCGCCTTTGTGTTGGGCGGCTTGAACATACGCACCCGCGACTATGCCCGATTTGGCCAGATGATTGAACAAGACGGCCAATGGCAAGGCAAACAAATCGTGCCCGCTGACTGGATCGACACCGCAATCCGCCCCACGGCCAACACCGCCCCCGGCAAGATCGGCTATGGCTACCAGTGGTGGGTGCCTGTGGGGGCGGTTCCGGGGCAGGAAGTGACCGGCCTTGGCGTCTACGGCCAATATCTCTACATCGACATGGCTGCCGATGTGGTGATTGTCGTCACTGCCGCCGACCGGAAATTCAAAGACGACGGTATAAACACCTCGAACATCGACATGCTGCGCATCCTGACACAGGCAACGGAGACAACTGATGGAACCTGA
- a CDS encoding DUF2237 domain-containing protein translates to MEPDDPINVLGQPLSPCSTTPLTGFFRDGHCNTCAADHGSHTVCAVMTAEFLAYSKYVGNDLSTPRPEYGFDGLKPGDSWCLCAARFLQAHDEGCAPDVALNSTHQRALDIVPLDVLKAHAS, encoded by the coding sequence ATGGAACCTGACGACCCGATCAACGTGCTGGGCCAGCCACTTAGCCCTTGCAGCACAACGCCGCTGACAGGCTTTTTCCGAGACGGCCATTGCAACACCTGTGCCGCCGATCACGGAAGCCACACGGTGTGTGCGGTCATGACAGCCGAATTCCTTGCCTATTCCAAATACGTCGGCAACGACCTTAGCACCCCGCGCCCGGAATACGGCTTTGACGGGCTGAAACCCGGTGACAGCTGGTGCCTGTGCGCCGCGCGCTTCCTGCAAGCGCACGACGAAGGCTGCGCGCCTGATGTGGCACTCAACTCCACCCACCAGCGCGCCCTCGACATCGTGCCGCTGGACGTATTAAAGGCCCACGCTTCCTAA
- the trpB gene encoding tryptophan synthase subunit beta, with protein MANDLFNSFMTGPDEQGRFGDFGGRFVSETLMPLILSLEEEYEKAKTDESFWAEMNDLWTHYVGRPSPLYFAERLTDHLGGAKVYMKRDELNHTGAHKINNVLGQIILARRMGKTRIIAETGAGQHGVATATVCAKFGLKCVVYMGAHDVERQAPNVFRMRLLGAEVVPVTSGRGTLKDAMNDALRDWVTNVRDTFYCIGTVAGPHPYPAMVRDFQAIIGKEVREQMDAAEGRLPDTLVAAIGGGSNAMGLFFPFLDDTDVNIIGVEAGGKGVNAKMEHCASLTGGRPGVLHGNRTYLLQDDDGQILEGFSISAGLDYPGIGPEHAWLHEIGRAKYVSITDVEALEAFQLCCTLEGIIPALEPSHALAHVMKLAPTLPADHIICMNMCGRGDKDIFTVAKALGFEMGNFG; from the coding sequence ATGGCGAATGATCTCTTCAATTCCTTTATGACCGGCCCCGACGAACAGGGCCGCTTTGGCGATTTCGGCGGGCGGTTTGTCTCGGAAACGCTGATGCCGCTGATTCTGAGCCTTGAGGAAGAATACGAGAAGGCCAAGACCGACGAAAGTTTCTGGGCCGAGATGAACGACCTGTGGACCCATTACGTTGGCCGCCCGTCGCCGCTGTATTTTGCAGAACGGCTGACCGATCATCTGGGCGGTGCCAAAGTGTACATGAAGCGTGACGAGCTGAACCACACCGGCGCGCACAAGATCAACAACGTGTTGGGCCAGATCATTCTGGCGCGCCGCATGGGCAAGACGCGGATCATCGCGGAAACCGGTGCGGGCCAGCACGGTGTGGCCACGGCCACGGTCTGTGCCAAGTTCGGTTTGAAATGCGTGGTCTACATGGGGGCGCACGATGTTGAACGTCAGGCGCCCAACGTGTTCCGTATGCGTCTGCTGGGTGCTGAAGTGGTGCCGGTGACCTCGGGCCGAGGCACGTTGAAGGATGCAATGAACGACGCGCTGCGCGACTGGGTGACCAACGTGCGCGATACGTTCTACTGCATCGGCACCGTGGCGGGTCCGCACCCGTATCCCGCGATGGTGCGTGATTTTCAGGCCATCATCGGCAAGGAAGTGCGCGAACAGATGGATGCTGCCGAAGGGCGTTTGCCCGACACGCTGGTTGCGGCCATCGGTGGTGGTTCGAACGCCATGGGGCTGTTCTTTCCCTTCCTTGACGACACGGATGTGAACATCATCGGCGTCGAAGCCGGTGGCAAGGGCGTGAACGCCAAGATGGAGCACTGCGCGTCGCTGACGGGCGGCCGCCCCGGCGTGCTGCACGGCAACCGCACCTATCTGTTGCAGGATGACGATGGCCAGATTCTGGAAGGGTTCTCGATCTCGGCGGGCCTGGATTATCCCGGCATCGGCCCTGAACACGCATGGCTGCACGAGATCGGGCGGGCAAAATACGTCAGCATCACCGATGTCGAGGCGCTGGAAGCCTTCCAGCTGTGTTGCACGCTGGAAGGGATCATTCCCGCGCTGGAACCCAGCCACGCGCTGGCCCATGTGATGAAGCTGGCACCGACCTTGCCTGCCGATCACATCATCTGCATGAACATGTGCGGGCGCGGCGATAAGGACATCTTTACCGTGGCCAAGGCGCTGGGATTCGAGATGGGGAATTTCGGCTGA
- a CDS encoding phosphoribosylanthranilate isomerase — MSGDIAVKVCGLAKPADIAAAAAAGAVYCGFVFFAKSPRNISFETAAALAVDAPVGLAKVALTVNADDAFLDALVAQVPLDMLQLHGSEPPARVAEVQARYGLPVMKAVGVADAGDLAVLDSYLTVADQILVDAKPPRTAELPGGNGLSFDWRLIAGRRWPVPWMLAGGLTPDNVAEAIRVTGARQVDVSSGVESAPGVKDAAKIAAFCQTAHGALNPA, encoded by the coding sequence ATGTCAGGTGACATAGCTGTAAAAGTCTGCGGACTGGCCAAACCGGCCGATATCGCCGCTGCGGCGGCGGCGGGGGCCGTGTATTGCGGCTTTGTGTTCTTTGCCAAATCCCCTCGCAATATTTCCTTTGAAACGGCGGCTGCACTGGCGGTTGATGCGCCGGTTGGGCTGGCCAAGGTGGCGCTGACGGTCAACGCCGATGACGCGTTTCTGGATGCCTTGGTGGCGCAGGTGCCGTTGGACATGTTGCAACTGCACGGCAGCGAACCCCCCGCGCGGGTGGCCGAGGTTCAGGCGCGCTATGGTCTGCCGGTGATGAAGGCGGTGGGCGTGGCCGATGCCGGTGATCTGGCGGTGCTCGACAGTTATCTGACGGTGGCCGATCAAATTCTGGTCGACGCCAAACCGCCACGCACCGCCGAACTGCCCGGCGGCAACGGACTGTCCTTTGACTGGCGGCTGATTGCGGGCCGTCGCTGGCCGGTGCCATGGATGCTGGCGGGCGGGCTGACACCGGACAATGTGGCCGAAGCTATCCGCGTCACCGGCGCACGTCAGGTCGATGTGTCATCCGGTGTCGAATCCGCGCCGGGAGTCAAGGACGCGGCAAAGATTGCAGCCTTTTGCCAGACGGCCCATGGCGCGTTGAATCCGGCCTGA
- a CDS encoding LapA family protein: MRYIRYACIAVFAIALVAVALANRGIVTLKVLPDEVAGYFAVNPSIQLPLFLVIFLGIIVGLLVGFVWEWMREHAVRAEASRKGREVRKLEREVKRLKGEKHEGKDEVLALLDEAG; the protein is encoded by the coding sequence ATGCGCTATATTCGCTATGCCTGTATTGCGGTCTTTGCGATCGCCCTGGTTGCTGTTGCCCTTGCGAACCGCGGGATTGTGACGCTGAAGGTGTTGCCAGATGAAGTGGCAGGCTATTTTGCGGTGAACCCGTCCATTCAACTGCCGCTGTTTCTGGTGATCTTTCTGGGGATTATTGTGGGCCTGCTGGTCGGCTTTGTCTGGGAATGGATGCGCGAACACGCTGTGCGCGCCGAGGCGTCGCGCAAGGGACGCGAAGTGCGCAAGCTGGAACGCGAAGTCAAACGCCTGAAAGGCGAAAAGCACGAAGGCAAGGACGAGGTTCTGGCCCTGCTGGACGAAGCGGGCTGA
- the ihfB gene encoding integration host factor subunit beta, with translation MIRSELIQKIADENPHLYQRDVERIVNTIFEEITGAMANGDRVELRGFGAFSVKQRDARVGRNPRTGETVHVEEKHVPFFKTGKLLRDRLNGND, from the coding sequence ATGATCCGGTCTGAACTTATTCAGAAAATCGCTGACGAAAATCCGCACCTCTATCAGCGTGACGTCGAACGGATTGTGAATACAATTTTCGAAGAAATCACCGGCGCCATGGCAAACGGTGACAGGGTCGAGCTGCGCGGCTTTGGCGCATTCTCGGTCAAACAGCGCGATGCGCGTGTGGGACGGAACCCGCGGACGGGTGAAACCGTTCATGTAGAAGAAAAGCATGTGCCGTTCTTCAAAACCGGCAAACTGCTTCGCGACCGACTGAACGGAAACGACTAA
- the rpsA gene encoding 30S ribosomal protein S1 — MEEFEALLNESFEMDTPEEGSVVKGKVIAIEAGQAIIDVGYKMEGRVDIKEFADPGEQPKIAPGDEVEVFLRQVENARGEAVISREMARREEAWDRLEKAYADDARVEGAIFGRVKGGFTVDLGGAVAFLPGSQVDVRPVRDAGPLMGLKQPFQILKMDRRRGNIVVSRRAILEESRAEQRAEVIGNLTEGQTVEGVVKNITEYGAFVDLGGVDGLLHVTDMAWRRVNHPSEILSIGEAINVQVIKINKETHRISLGMKQLQEDPWDLVAAKYPLESAHTGRVTNITDYGAFVELEPGVEGLVHVSEMSWTKKNVHPGKIVSTSQEVEVMVLEIDSAKRRVSLGLKQTMRNPWEVFAETHPEGTEVEGEVKNITEFGLFVGLPGDIDGMVHLSDLSWDERGEDAIQNYRKGDMVQAVVSEVDVEKERISLSIKGVGGDKFAEAVGGVKRGSIVTVNVTAIEEGGIEVEYEGMKSFIRRSDLSRDRAEQRPERFSVGDKVDVRITNVDNKSRRLGVSIKAREIAEEKEAVEQYGSSDSGASLGDILGAALKGDD; from the coding sequence ATGGAGGAATTCGAAGCCCTCCTGAACGAAAGCTTCGAAATGGACACGCCCGAAGAAGGGTCTGTCGTAAAAGGCAAAGTCATCGCAATTGAAGCGGGCCAAGCCATCATCGACGTCGGCTACAAGATGGAAGGCCGCGTTGACATCAAAGAATTTGCAGATCCCGGTGAACAGCCCAAAATCGCCCCCGGCGATGAGGTCGAAGTGTTCCTGCGTCAGGTCGAAAACGCGCGTGGCGAAGCCGTCATCAGCCGCGAAATGGCCCGTCGTGAAGAAGCATGGGATCGTCTGGAAAAAGCTTACGCCGACGACGCCCGCGTCGAAGGTGCGATCTTTGGTCGTGTCAAAGGCGGCTTTACCGTTGATCTGGGCGGCGCCGTTGCGTTCCTGCCCGGTTCGCAGGTTGACGTGCGCCCCGTGCGTGACGCAGGCCCGCTGATGGGTCTGAAGCAACCCTTCCAGATCCTGAAAATGGACCGTCGTCGTGGCAACATCGTTGTATCGCGTCGCGCCATCCTGGAAGAATCGCGTGCCGAACAGCGCGCCGAAGTCATCGGCAACCTGACCGAAGGTCAGACCGTCGAGGGCGTGGTCAAGAACATCACCGAATACGGTGCGTTCGTTGATCTGGGCGGTGTTGACGGCCTGCTGCACGTCACAGACATGGCATGGCGCCGGGTCAACCACCCGTCGGAAATCCTGTCGATCGGTGAAGCGATCAACGTTCAGGTCATCAAGATCAACAAAGAAACCCACCGCATTTCGCTGGGCATGAAGCAACTGCAGGAAGATCCGTGGGATCTGGTGGCTGCCAAGTACCCGCTGGAATCGGCGCACACCGGCCGCGTGACCAACATCACCGACTACGGTGCATTTGTTGAGCTGGAGCCCGGTGTTGAAGGTCTGGTTCACGTTTCGGAAATGTCCTGGACCAAGAAGAACGTGCACCCCGGTAAAATCGTGTCCACCTCGCAAGAGGTTGAGGTCATGGTTCTGGAAATCGACAGCGCCAAGCGTCGCGTTTCGCTGGGTCTGAAACAGACCATGCGCAACCCGTGGGAAGTGTTTGCAGAAACACACCCCGAGGGCACCGAAGTCGAAGGCGAAGTCAAGAACATCACCGAATTCGGTCTGTTCGTGGGGCTGCCCGGCGACATCGACGGCATGGTTCACCTGTCCGACCTGTCCTGGGACGAGCGCGGCGAAGACGCCATCCAGAACTACCGCAAGGGCGACATGGTTCAGGCCGTTGTTTCGGAAGTTGACGTCGAGAAAGAGCGCATCTCGCTCTCGATCAAAGGCGTCGGTGGCGACAAGTTCGCCGAAGCGGTTGGCGGCGTGAAGCGCGGCTCGATCGTGACCGTGAACGTGACCGCGATCGAAGAAGGCGGCATCGAAGTGGAATATGAGGGCATGAAATCCTTCATCCGCCGCTCCGACCTGTCGCGTGACCGTGCCGAGCAACGCCCCGAGCGCTTTAGCGTTGGCGACAAGGTTGATGTGCGCATCACCAACGTCGACAACAAATCGCGTCGTCTGGGTGTGTCGATCAAGGCACGCGAAATCGCAGAAGAGAAAGAGGCCGTCGAACAGTATGGTTCCTCCGACTCGGGCGCATCGCTGGGCGACATTCTGGGCGCCGCGCTGAAAGGCGACGACTGA
- a CDS encoding aldo/keto reductase, whose protein sequence is MKMRKLGAQGPEISALGIGAMSFANFYGAATEAGSHAILDLARDLGVTHIDTSNVYGMGQSESFIGSYLAANPGARDDFHIATKAAITRDSAGNRHFDNSPAHFESELDKSLSRLGLDHVDLYYCHRRQADVPIEEVTGTLDALRQKGKIKAIGFSEIAPSSLRRAAAVAHVDAVQSEYSLQTRAPELGLVQTCAALGTALVAFSPVGRGLLTDTPATAEKVAGLPFLRSNPRFQSPNFEANLAVLQGFRDLAAEMGEPTAALSIAWLLAQGDHVIPIPGTRHTAFFRELVRGTELTLSADDLARINAVLPVGWCHGDRYNAEQWEGPERYC, encoded by the coding sequence ATGAAAATGCGGAAACTGGGCGCACAGGGCCCCGAAATCTCGGCGCTTGGGATCGGGGCGATGTCCTTTGCCAATTTTTACGGCGCGGCAACCGAGGCAGGAAGCCATGCCATTCTGGATCTGGCCCGCGATCTGGGCGTGACCCATATTGACACGTCAAACGTCTATGGCATGGGGCAATCCGAGAGCTTTATCGGCAGCTATCTCGCCGCCAACCCCGGTGCACGTGACGATTTTCACATCGCAACCAAGGCCGCCATCACCCGCGATTCTGCCGGCAACCGCCACTTTGACAACAGCCCCGCGCATTTCGAATCCGAGCTGGACAAAAGCCTGAGCCGTTTGGGCTTGGACCATGTCGATCTGTATTATTGCCACCGCCGCCAAGCCGATGTGCCGATCGAAGAGGTCACCGGCACGCTGGACGCGCTGCGCCAGAAGGGCAAGATCAAGGCCATCGGATTTTCCGAGATTGCCCCGTCGTCCCTGCGCCGCGCTGCAGCTGTCGCCCATGTGGATGCGGTGCAATCGGAGTATTCGCTGCAAACCCGCGCGCCGGAACTTGGGCTGGTGCAGACCTGCGCCGCGCTTGGCACCGCTTTGGTGGCGTTCTCGCCCGTGGGGCGGGGGCTGCTGACCGATACGCCCGCAACGGCGGAAAAAGTGGCGGGCCTGCCATTCCTGCGTTCAAACCCACGGTTCCAGTCGCCCAACTTCGAGGCCAATCTTGCGGTCTTGCAGGGGTTTCGCGATCTGGCGGCAGAGATGGGCGAACCCACGGCGGCGCTGTCGATTGCATGGCTGCTGGCGCAGGGCGATCATGTCATCCCGATTCCCGGCACGCGCCACACCGCATTCTTTCGCGAACTGGTGCGCGGCACCGAACTGACCCTGTCCGCCGACGATCTGGCCCGCATCAACGCAGTGTTGCCCGTGGGCTGGTGCCACGGCGACCGCTATAACGCGGAACAATGGGAAGGGCCCGAGCGCTATTGCTAG
- the cmk gene encoding (d)CMP kinase — MTEPFTIAIDGPAAAGKGTISKAVAAHFNMAHLDTGLLYRAVGARVLAGEDAVEAARTLVAADLENDSLRTQDVAQAASKVAVIGDVRAALLDFQRAFARRAGGAVLDGRDIGTVICPQAEVKLFVTASAEVRAKRRYDELVSRGQPADLEAVTADVKARDARDMERAEAPLKPAQDAVLIDTSDKTIDQAVAAAIDAVNLKKG, encoded by the coding sequence ATGACAGAACCGTTTACAATCGCAATCGACGGCCCCGCCGCCGCAGGCAAGGGCACGATCTCCAAGGCCGTTGCCGCCCATTTCAATATGGCGCATCTGGACACCGGATTGCTGTACCGCGCTGTCGGTGCGCGGGTGCTGGCGGGCGAGGATGCTGTTGAAGCCGCCCGCACGCTGGTGGCGGCCGATCTGGAAAACGACAGCCTGCGCACGCAGGACGTTGCGCAGGCGGCCAGCAAGGTGGCGGTGATCGGTGACGTGCGCGCTGCACTGTTGGATTTCCAACGTGCCTTTGCGCGTCGGGCGGGGGGCGCTGTGCTGGACGGGCGCGACATTGGCACCGTGATTTGCCCGCAAGCCGAGGTGAAACTGTTCGTGACCGCCAGCGCCGAAGTGCGCGCCAAACGGCGCTATGACGAACTGGTTTCGCGCGGCCAACCGGCAGATCTTGAGGCCGTGACAGCTGATGTCAAAGCCCGCGACGCCCGCGACATGGAGCGCGCCGAAGCGCCGTTGAAACCCGCGCAGGATGCTGTTCTGATCGACACGTCTGACAAAACCATCGATCAAGCTGTTGCGGCGGCCATTGATGCGGTGAACCTCAAAAAGGGGTAA